In Uranotaenia lowii strain MFRU-FL unplaced genomic scaffold, ASM2978415v1 HiC_scaffold_413, whole genome shotgun sequence, the DNA window ttttgtcaattttgtcaattttgtcaattttgtcaattttgtcaattttgtcaattttgtcaattttgtcaattttgtcaattttgtcaattttgcccattttgtcaattttgtcaattttgtcaattttgtcaattttgtcaattttgtcaattttgtcaattttgtcaattttgtcaattttgtcaattttgtcaattttgtcaattttgtcaattttgtcaattttgtcaattttgtcatttttgtcatttttgtcaattttgtcaattttgtcaattttgtcaattttgtcaattttgtcaattttgtcaattttgtcaattttgtcaattttgtcaattttgtcaattttgtcaattttgtcaattttgtcaattttgtcaattttgtcaattttgtcaattttgtcaattttgtcaattttgtcaattttgtcaattttgtcaattttgtcaattttgtcaattttgtcaattttgtcaattttgtcaattttgtcaattttgtcaattttgtcaattttgtcaattttgtcaattttgtcaattttgtcaattttgtcaattttgtcaattttgtcaatttcgtcaattttgtcaattttgtcaattttgtcaattttgtcaattttgtcaattttgtcaattttgtcaattttgtcaattttgtcaattttgtcaattttgtcaattttgtcaattttgtcaattttgtcaattttgtcaattttgtcaattttgtcaattttgtcaattttgtcaattttgttaattttgttaattttgtcaattttgtcaattttgtcaattttgtcaattttgtcaattttgtcaattttgtcaattttgtcaattttgtcaattttgtcaattttgtcaattttgtcaattttgtcaattttgtcaattttgtcaattttgtcaattttgtcaattttgtcaattttgtcaattttgtcaattttgttaattttgtcaattttgtcaattttgtcatttttgtcatttttgtcaatttcgtcaattttgtcaattttgtcatttttgtcaattttgtcaattttgtcaattttgtctattttgtcaattttgtctattttgtcaattttgtcaattttgtcaattttgtcatgtttcgGACCGAGATAATAGAAAGCCACTTCTGTTCGGTTTGACCGACTATATTAAACTGAATTTCTTACCTCTTTTACAGGAAATGGGAAGTGGTTTTATTCGCGAACCACAAATCGCACTTTGTTCCGTCCTTTGCCTTTCTGTCCACTTTACAAAACTGTGCCTCGTGTACTGTTTCGATTTTACTTTTCAGTTTCGTGTCTTTCAGTGTAGTGGTTTCGTGTGTTTTTATGGCATGTTGACGTTTCGTAGCAAGGTAAGTGTATGTTCAGGTGAGTATCTATTTTTTTGCAAGGTAAGTACAATTTCAGGTAAAGTATTGTTGGTGTTTTCAAGGTAAGTACAATGTTAGGTAAATTATTGtgtaattcaattataattcatgattttttaatgtgtATTTTTTGTGTAGGTGATTTATTCCGCAACATGCCGGCCGCCGTTGAAACCGACCGTTTCAACCGACCGCCTCGTCGTtagatgatgatgctgatgaacCCTCGCCTTCGTTGGACTCGATTGGTAAAACTGCGACCTCCGTGATCGCTCGCTTGTATTCGCCAGACGCCGTTTTGACCACCACAACGCGTACTCGTCCGTCGGAACCGGTGACGGTTTGGATGACACGACCGAGAGGCCATTGAAGCGGAGGGTAGTTGTCGAGCTTTAGAAGCACCAGTTGACCTTGCTTAACGTCCGAAGTTGGTCGCCTCCACTTACTGCGCTGATGTAGTTGGCTAACGTAGTCCCTCGACCAAGAGCGCCAAAGATCCTGGACCGAACGTTGCATGTCCTGCAAACGGGTGATGCGGTTAGGCGACAGATGAAGAAGGTCGGGCTCGGGAATAGAGACAAGAGGCTCTCCAATGAGGAAGTGACCAGGAGTAAGTGATGAGAGGTCGTCGGGAGTATCGGTTAAAGGAATGAGTGGGCGAGAGTTTAATATAGATTCAATCTGTGCAACGATGGTCAGGAGTTGGTCCATTGAGAAAGCCTTTTGTCCCATTATGCGGCGAAAATGATACTTAAAGGACTTCACTCCGGCTTCCCAGAGGCCCCCAAAATGTGGTGAGCGGGCTGGGATAAAGCGAAAGATGATGCCGTGTCCTGTGCAGAATTCGCCCCATTCCTTTGACTTGAATTGTTGCTGGAACTCCTTCCGAAGTCGACGCAATTCGCGATCCGCCCCGACGAAAGCGGTTGCATTGTCGCAGTGTAATTCGAGAACGCGGCCACGACTGGCGACAAAACGTTTGACGGCGTTGATGCACGCGACGGTCGACAAGTCAGCGACGACTTCGAGGTGCACGGCCTTCACCACCAAGCAGACGAACAACGCAACGTAAACTTTAACCGACGCACCTTTCCCAAACAGCGGGCGAACGAAAAACGGCCCACAGTAGTCCATTCCTGAATAGGTAAAAGCTCGGGCTGGCTTTAGGCGTACTGATGGTAGCGGTGCCAtgatttggtttgtagttgtgGGATTGCACCTGAAGCAGATTACGCACTGGCGTACAATCTTCCGAGCTAACTCTCTACCCCGTAGTGGCCAAAAACGTTGGCGGATTGTTGCAAGGAGAAGTGAAGGTCCTCCATGAAGTGTCTGCAGATGAATCGATCTAGCAATCAACAAGCTCAGTTGATGATTTGCTGGCAACAAAATTGGATGGCGGGTATCGAAAGgtgcattcaaatttttcaaacgtccgtCGATCCGAAGAAGTCCGAATTCGTCCATCataatatttagatttttgagTGGCGATTTCGAGGCGAGTGAGACAGCATGACCAGACTTGGTGTAGTTATGCAAACGGACTTCCGTGGGAAATTCTTGATGCTGTGCGATTCGAATGAGGGACTTGAGCGTAATGTCTACTTCTTCAGGCGACAATGATGATGGTATACGCTCATTTTCTTGAAGTTTGCAGTTTTTTCGAAAGCGATAACAGTAGGAAACGACTCGTAGTAACTTCGCTAGCTCCGAAAACTGATTGAagatgttgcagttttcttctATTGCGTGAAGAGAAAACATTGGACGCATTTCCACCTCCAGTTCTGGTTTAAATGGTATCGATACAACGCCATCCGGCCATGTTTCAACGGGGGAGGAAAGAAAATCTGGACCATGCCACCACAGCTTATCGTGCAGGATCTGGCTTGCGAGCATCCCTCGAGAAATACGGTCGGCAGGGTTTAATTCCGTCGATATGTGCCTCCATTTGGAACCCTTCGTTAGACGTTGAATctctgcaactcgattggagaCGAACACCTTCCAACAGTTGGATCGGGAATTGATCCAGTGAAGAACGACTGTTGAATCCGTCCAAAACGTTACTGATCCGATAATTCTGGTATTCGTTAGCAGATTGTGAACTAATTGGCTGCCAAGAAGAGCTGCGCACAGCTCCAAGCGAGGAATGGATTGACCACGAAGCGGAGCGACACGAGATTTTGATGTGAGAAGATGCGAGTGTAGTTGGCCTTGTTCGTCAGCTGATACAATATAGATGCAGCAACCGTAACCTTTCTGCGATGCATCGCAAAAGCAGTGGATCGTGTATTGTTGTAGTGTGTTCCGCAAAACTCTTCGGGGGATTTGTAACGATAACAGCTCCTTAATGTCGCTACGATATTTCCTCCACCATAGTGCCGACTCTTCtgcaagctcagaatcccaCGATAGATCAGCCTCCCAGAGGGTTTGAACGAACATCTTCGCGTTGACGACTACAGGCCCCAGAAGTCCAAGGGGGTCAAACAGCTGAGACATCTCTGAAACCACAATGCGCTTGGTAACAATTTCAAGTTCTGAGAGAGCAGGAATCTTGAACTTGAAGACATCCTCCTGGGGAAACCATAACAAACCCAAGGTTTTGACTGCTTGAGAACGATCGAGCTCTAGTTCTGTGGATGTCTCCCAGAACTCTTCCGGAACGCCGCTGAGAACTGTTTTGTAGTTTGACGCCCATTTTCGCAGAACAAATCCAGCCGACTTCAACATTTCCATTAGTTGCTTGCAGGTTTCTACCATCGTGTCGTGGTCGTCGTGTCCAGAAATTATGTCGTCTACGTATGTGCCCATTTGAATCACTGGTACGGCAAGAGGATATCGACTTCCCTCATCGATAGCGAGCTGGTTAAGCACACGCGCAGCATGGAACGGGGAACTTGCAAGACCATAAGTCACCGTTTTCAACTGGTAGGTGCTGATTGGATCAGTTGGGCGTTTCCGCCAGAGGATTTGTTGGAATTTTCGGTCATCAGGGTGGACCCAAATCTGCCGGAACATTTTTTCGGCATCGGCAGTAATGGCGAACAA includes these proteins:
- the LOC129760084 gene encoding uncharacterized protein LOC129760084 translates to MTPPKKTSSKLAKLKTLYRRRSNILGSANLIKTFNDSFDPNKSDQLPIRILRLDALWHEFEETQEEIEVLEDAGEEFLPERKDFQDMYYELKASLQSKIPAQPPSPPTVPIQQSAVPISSSVRLPEIKLKEFSGNLDDWVSFRDLYVSLIHSSVQLSAVQKMHYIRATISGEAARIISALEITSNNYLVAWNLLKERYEKPNLLIKRHMSSLLSVPSLKKESAQGLADLADEFDRHVSLLDKLESAENHWNSFLIERLSQCLDAATLREWETFISAFGDYPKYHQLLEFIHRRSRIVQTLKLSQSATTQSENKQTKSRSVVSHVVSDNAPRCACCKQAHFLFQCEQFRALSPQLRFELVKKNGLCINCLKGTHQARNCSSGSCKSCSKRHHSLLHLPPLPSAPGSQPAATSNRFVPAHNSAEATSSHSCQMSHLVSNIAESNLSEQNSSALPPDPSFPLSSRVDPFPTPSVVSVDNPPITACQSAEVNTQLQQSIVILSTAVIKVKDADNKYVFARALLDSGSQPSFISEALCQKLRLKRNKLNSPVSGIGQSIVNVRYGVTLAIASRFETFATQLDCLVLPKLTVSLPSHHIDVSRWRIPKHLPLADPQFNISQGVDIIIGAALFFDLLQHEQFSLGSEFPTLQKTVLGYIVCGTLKQPNAEHRELQACHICVDDSLDTQLQRFWEVENFDDGKALTPDEQHCEDHFKTTVSRDDTGRYIVRLPLKEEKVSMLGDSYTAALRRFQQMEKRFAINQYLHRSYTAFMTEYESLGHMELIRVAPRNPQFFLPHHAIQRPESTTTKTRVVFDGSCRGAAALSLNEALYVGPTVQPALFSTVVNFRLPLFAITADAEKMFRQIWVHPDDRKFQQILWRKRPTDPISTYQLKTVTYGLASSPFHAARVLNQLAIDEGSRYPLAVPVIQMGTYVDDIISGHDDHDTMVETCKQLMEMLKSAGFVLRKWASNYKTVLSGVPEEFWETSTELELDRSQAVKTLGLLWFPQEDVFKFKIPALSELEIVTKRIVVSEMSQLFDPLGLLGPVVVNAKMFVQTLWEADLSWDSELAEESALWWRKYRSDIKELLSLQIPRRVLRNTLQQYTIHCFCDASQKGYGCCIYIVSADEQGQLHSHLLTSKSRVAPLRGQSIPRLELCAALLGSQLVHNLLTNTRIIGSVTFWTDSTVVLHWINSRSNCWKVFVSNRVAEIQRLTKGSKWRHISTELNPADRISRGMLASQILHDKLWWHGPDFLSSPVETWPDGVVSIPFKPELEVEMRPMFSLHAIEENCNIFNQFSELAKLLRVVSYCYRFRKNCKLQENERIPSSLSPEEVDITLKSLIRIAQHQEFPTEVRLHNYTKSGHAVSLASKSPLKNLNIMMDEFGLLRIDGRLKNLNAPFDTRHPILLPANHQLSLLIARSIHLQTLHGGPSLLLATIRQRFWPLRGRELARKIVRQCVICFRCNPTTTNQIMAPLPSVRLKPARAFTYSGMDYCGPFFVRPLFGKGASVKVYVALFVCLVVKAVHLEVVADLSTVACINAVKRFVASRGRVLELHCDNATAFVGADRELRRLRKEFQQQFKSKEWGEFCTGHGIIFRFIPARSPHFGGLWEAGVKSFKYHFRRIMGQKAFSMDQLLTIVAQIESILNSRPLIPLTDTPDDLSSLTPGHFLIGEPLVSIPEPDLLHLSPNRITRLQDMQRSVQDLWRSWSRDYVSQLHQRSKWRRPTSDVKQGQLVLLKLDNYPPLQWPLGRVIQTVTGSDGRVRVVVVKTASGEYKRAITEVAVLPIESNEGEGSSASSSNDEAVG